From the genome of Winogradskyella forsetii, one region includes:
- a CDS encoding lytic transglycosylase domain-containing protein, with protein sequence MKIIKNSLALIGVICISGLFIFSMQKSPEEKAPSDNLLGKEEPMVNNYNVYALEMPENLNFAGEPVPIENPDIYERMDRELLVNTYWQSNGLLMFKRAQKYFPIIEPILKKNGVPDDFKYLAVIESGLVQTAKSPAGASGVWQIMSATGRENGLEVNDNVDERYNLEKATEVACDYLKKAKESLGSWTKAAAAYNAGNYGVSRRLKEQDVTGYYDLLLGEETGRYVFRIVALKEILSNPSKYGFNFNKSHLYKPVPTHKVEVDTAVTNFAQFAKHFGINYKILKLHNPWLREPHLNNKTRKTYVIDIPEKGYYSSAP encoded by the coding sequence ATGAAAATCATAAAAAATAGTTTAGCACTAATAGGAGTGATCTGTATATCAGGCTTGTTTATCTTCTCGATGCAAAAATCGCCAGAAGAAAAAGCACCTTCAGATAATTTATTAGGAAAAGAAGAGCCGATGGTGAATAACTACAATGTGTATGCTCTTGAAATGCCAGAAAATTTGAATTTTGCAGGTGAGCCCGTGCCGATCGAAAATCCAGACATCTACGAACGTATGGATCGAGAGTTATTGGTTAATACTTATTGGCAATCAAATGGCTTGTTGATGTTTAAACGTGCTCAAAAGTACTTTCCGATTATAGAACCAATTTTGAAAAAAAACGGAGTTCCAGATGATTTTAAATATTTAGCAGTAATTGAAAGTGGATTAGTCCAAACGGCAAAATCGCCTGCAGGCGCAAGTGGAGTTTGGCAAATTATGTCTGCTACGGGAAGAGAAAATGGTTTAGAGGTCAATGATAATGTGGATGAACGCTATAATTTAGAAAAAGCTACAGAAGTCGCCTGTGATTATTTAAAGAAAGCAAAAGAAAGTTTAGGATCATGGACTAAAGCAGCAGCAGCTTACAACGCTGGCAACTATGGTGTTTCCAGACGATTGAAGGAACAGGATGTTACTGGGTATTACGATTTGTTATTAGGAGAGGAAACTGGCCGTTATGTGTTCAGAATTGTAGCATTAAAAGAAATTCTCTCAAATCCAAGTAAATATGGATTCAACTTTAACAAAAGTCATTTGTATAAACCAGTGCCAACCCATAAAGTGGAAGTGGATACAGCAGTTACTAATTTTGCACAGTTTGCAAAACACTTCGGAATAAACTATAAAATTTTAAAACTTCATAATCCTTGGTTAAGAGAGCCACATTTAAATAATAAAACTCGTAAAACGTATGTAATTGATATTCCTGAAAAAGGATATTACAGTTCTGCCCCTTAA
- a CDS encoding alpha/beta hydrolase, whose translation MNPKLTHVYLMPGMAANPSIFEHIKLPEDKYKIHWLEWQIPDKTETLSAYAQRMCTFIEHNNVVLLGVSFGGILVQEMSKYVKLKKLFVVSSVKSHHELPKRLKLLKVTKAYKILPTQLVSNIDLLAKYAFGETIKKRVDLYKKYLSVNDKTYLDWAIKQVVCWDQEEAHPEAIYIHGDNDAIFPYSCEGNCIVVEGGTHIMVINKYKWFNENLPKLIES comes from the coding sequence ATGAATCCCAAGTTGACTCATGTATATTTAATGCCTGGCATGGCTGCCAATCCCTCTATATTTGAGCATATCAAACTACCTGAAGATAAATACAAAATCCATTGGTTGGAATGGCAAATTCCTGATAAAACGGAAACGCTTAGCGCATATGCCCAACGTATGTGTACATTTATTGAGCACAATAATGTGGTACTTTTAGGCGTTTCGTTCGGTGGTATTTTGGTTCAGGAAATGAGTAAATATGTAAAGCTTAAAAAATTGTTTGTGGTCTCTAGTGTAAAATCACATCACGAATTACCAAAACGGTTAAAATTACTTAAAGTAACCAAAGCTTATAAGATTTTACCTACCCAATTAGTAAGTAATATTGATTTATTGGCTAAATATGCTTTTGGGGAAACCATAAAAAAACGTGTGGATCTCTACAAAAAATATCTTTCCGTAAATGATAAAACCTATCTCGATTGGGCCATAAAGCAAGTGGTTTGTTGGGATCAAGAAGAAGCACACCCAGAAGCCATATATATTCATGGAGACAATGACGCTATTTTCCCCTATTCTTGTGAAGGAAATTGTATCGTTGTTGAAGGCGGAACACACATTATGGTGATTAATAAGTACAAATGGTTTAACGAAAATTTACCAAAACTTATTGAAAGTTGA
- a CDS encoding N-acetyltransferase has protein sequence MTETAELIDNDFLRQFEFKVENDMAIIEYSLQERKIFLTKMIIPDALRTDEFELDFIDLVFSNIKERNISVVPTSPEIAKFVRRNRKYKRMLPVGIRI, from the coding sequence ATGACAGAAACTGCTGAACTAATTGACAATGATTTTCTACGTCAATTTGAATTTAAGGTTGAAAACGACATGGCTATTATTGAGTATTCTTTACAGGAACGTAAGATATTCTTAACAAAGATGATTATTCCTGACGCCTTAAGAACAGACGAATTTGAATTGGATTTTATTGATTTGGTATTCTCAAACATTAAGGAACGAAACATTAGTGTGGTACCAACAAGCCCTGAAATCGCAAAATTTGTAAGACGAAACAGAAAGTATAAACGAATGTTGCCTGTAGGTATTCGTATATAA
- a CDS encoding lipocalin family protein, whose protein sequence is MKKIILGLFILTSLSVTTSCSSDDDDNTSSNIEGTWKLTAWNVSGTSYDLNNDGTVSTNLLEEMNCYNNETIVFNNNVATIMSTSYADIYAELEVGSTSEYMYTIECENEVSTDVATYSVNGNTITVTSTYEEDGTVYEDNVVGTLNGNSMSFVIEEGLYITDSNFDAVVAQDLTFVYTKI, encoded by the coding sequence ATGAAAAAAATTATCCTAGGTTTATTTATTTTAACCAGTTTATCTGTAACAACCTCATGTTCTAGTGACGATGATGATAACACGTCTAGTAATATTGAAGGTACTTGGAAACTCACAGCTTGGAATGTTTCAGGGACTTCCTATGATTTAAATAACGATGGTACAGTGAGTACTAATTTATTAGAGGAAATGAATTGTTATAATAATGAAACCATTGTTTTTAATAATAACGTTGCAACAATTATGTCTACCTCTTATGCTGATATTTATGCTGAATTGGAAGTGGGATCTACCTCAGAGTATATGTATACAATAGAGTGTGAAAATGAAGTAAGTACTGATGTTGCCACTTATTCAGTAAATGGAAATACCATTACAGTCACTTCAACATACGAAGAAGATGGTACGGTTTACGAGGATAATGTAGTAGGTACATTAAACGGTAATTCGATGTCATTTGTCATAGAAGAAGGATTGTATATTACCGATAGTAATTTTGATGCCGTCGTAGCTCAAGATCTTACATTTGTTTATACTAAAATATAA
- the mtaB gene encoding tRNA (N(6)-L-threonylcarbamoyladenosine(37)-C(2))-methylthiotransferase MtaB, which produces MNPTKKVAFYTLGCKLNFSETSTIARGFTDEGFDRVDFKEKADIYVINTCSVTENADKRFKSIVKQAQKNNSDAFVAAIGCYAQLKPEELADVNGVDLVLGATEKFKITDYLNDLTKNDFGEVHSCEIEEADFYVGSYSVGDRTRAFLKVQDGCDYKCTYCTIPLARGISRSDTMANVLKNAREISEQNIKEIVLTGVNIGDYGKGEFGNKKHEHTFLDLVTELDKVDGIERLRISSIEPNLLKNETIDLVSKSRAFVPHFHIPLQSGSNDILKKMKRRYMKELYADRVSKIKEVMPHACIGVDVIVGFPGETDEHFLETYNFLNDLDISYLHVFQYSERDNTEAAEMKGAVYKNVRAKRSKMLRGLSAKKRRAFYEKQLNTERTVLFEGENKEGYIHGFTENYVKVKAPWNPELVNTLHNVSLTSIDEDGLVRFEFINHLVH; this is translated from the coding sequence ATGAATCCAACAAAAAAAGTCGCATTTTATACACTAGGTTGTAAACTTAATTTTTCTGAAACTTCAACAATTGCCAGAGGTTTTACAGATGAAGGTTTTGACCGTGTGGATTTTAAGGAAAAGGCAGATATTTATGTAATTAATACCTGTTCCGTAACCGAAAATGCGGATAAACGTTTTAAGTCCATTGTAAAACAAGCTCAAAAAAATAATTCTGATGCATTTGTCGCCGCCATTGGTTGCTATGCCCAATTAAAACCAGAAGAATTAGCAGATGTTAACGGCGTAGATTTGGTTTTGGGAGCGACAGAGAAATTCAAGATTACAGATTATCTAAACGACTTAACGAAAAATGACTTCGGAGAAGTGCACTCATGTGAAATTGAAGAAGCTGATTTCTATGTTGGCAGTTACTCCGTTGGTGATAGAACCAGAGCGTTTTTGAAGGTTCAAGATGGTTGTGATTATAAATGCACCTACTGCACTATTCCGTTGGCGAGAGGTATTTCCCGAAGTGATACTATGGCGAATGTTCTTAAGAATGCCAGAGAAATTTCAGAACAGAATATTAAGGAAATAGTATTAACGGGAGTGAACATTGGCGATTACGGAAAAGGGGAATTCGGGAATAAAAAACACGAACATACGTTTTTAGATTTAGTTACTGAACTTGATAAAGTGGATGGCATAGAACGACTAAGAATTTCATCCATAGAGCCCAATTTATTAAAAAACGAAACCATAGATTTGGTCTCAAAATCTAGAGCATTTGTACCACATTTTCATATTCCATTGCAAAGCGGAAGCAATGACATCTTAAAAAAAATGAAACGTCGTTACATGAAGGAATTGTATGCCGATCGAGTGTCAAAAATAAAGGAAGTGATGCCTCATGCTTGTATTGGTGTGGATGTCATAGTTGGTTTCCCAGGAGAAACTGATGAGCATTTCTTAGAAACTTACAATTTTTTGAATGATTTGGATATTTCATATTTACATGTGTTCCAATATTCTGAACGTGACAATACAGAAGCGGCAGAAATGAAAGGTGCGGTTTATAAGAATGTACGAGCCAAGCGCAGTAAGATGCTGAGAGGATTATCGGCTAAAAAGCGTCGTGCGTTTTATGAAAAGCAATTAAACACGGAAAGAACTGTATTGTTTGAAGGCGAGAACAAAGAGGGGTACATTCATGGATTTACGGAGAACTACGTTAAAGTAAAGGCACCTTGGAACCCGGAATTGGTAAATACGCTTCATAATGTGAGTCTTACCAGCATAGATGAAGATGGTTTGGTTCGGTTTGAGTTTATAAATCATCTCGTACACTAA
- a CDS encoding ABC transporter substrate-binding protein translates to MLKLAPFSFHRFLFGTLLLIICSCTSIDNIQNDDLVFRYNEHKNIGSLDPAFSKDLADIWGTHQLFNGLVQMDDALNVKPCIAKNWTITDSAKTYTFNLRKDVLFHKHELFGQDSTRKTTASDFEYSFNRLRDKSIASPGSWVLNKVDDFSALNDSTFQIKLKQPFPAFLGLLTMKYCSVVPKEIVEHYGTDFRSNPIGTGPFKFKRWEENLKLVFRRNNHYFETDSTGQPLPYLEAISITFLPDKQSEFLQFAQGNIDFVSGLDGSYKDEILTAEGKLRASYSNNVKMIRGPYLNTEYLAFFMETEINTIQSKKLRKAINVGFDKSKMMTYLRNGIGIPAYGGFIPKGLPGFDASIGFTYQPELAKQLVSEFKSETGIQNPEITLTTTSNYLSFCEFIQRELQKTGLNVNVDVIPASSLKDAKANGQLDFFRASWIADYPDAENYLSLYYSKNFAPNGPNYTHFQSEAFDQMYEAAYLETDPQVRAQLYTKMDALIMDAAPIVPLFYDEVVRFTRKNVEGLGINATNLLELKFVRKSVNMTEVE, encoded by the coding sequence ATGCTAAAACTCGCACCATTCTCATTCCATAGATTTCTTTTTGGTACATTACTTTTGATAATATGTTCTTGTACGTCTATAGATAACATTCAAAACGATGATCTCGTTTTTAGATATAACGAACACAAAAACATCGGCTCACTCGATCCTGCCTTCTCAAAAGACCTGGCTGATATTTGGGGAACACATCAGTTATTTAACGGGTTGGTGCAGATGGACGACGCATTAAACGTTAAGCCGTGTATTGCCAAAAATTGGACGATAACCGATAGTGCAAAGACCTACACATTCAACTTGAGAAAAGATGTTCTATTCCATAAGCATGAATTGTTCGGACAAGATTCCACAAGAAAAACAACTGCTTCAGACTTTGAATATAGTTTCAACCGATTGAGAGACAAATCCATTGCATCGCCTGGAAGTTGGGTTTTAAATAAGGTGGACGATTTCTCAGCCCTCAATGATTCAACATTTCAAATTAAATTGAAACAACCTTTTCCTGCATTTCTGGGATTGTTGACCATGAAATATTGTTCCGTCGTGCCAAAAGAGATTGTAGAACATTATGGCACCGATTTTAGGTCGAATCCAATTGGAACAGGCCCTTTTAAATTTAAGCGTTGGGAGGAAAATCTGAAATTGGTCTTTAGACGCAACAATCATTATTTTGAAACCGATTCAACAGGCCAACCACTGCCCTATCTTGAAGCAATTTCAATTACATTTTTACCAGACAAGCAGAGTGAATTTCTTCAGTTTGCACAAGGTAATATTGATTTTGTTTCGGGTTTGGACGGTTCCTATAAGGATGAAATTTTAACGGCTGAAGGAAAATTGAGAGCAAGCTATTCAAATAATGTAAAAATGATTCGTGGGCCATATCTCAACACGGAATATTTGGCGTTTTTTATGGAAACTGAAATAAACACCATTCAATCCAAAAAATTGAGAAAGGCCATTAACGTTGGTTTTGATAAAAGTAAAATGATGACGTATTTAAGAAACGGCATCGGCATTCCTGCATATGGCGGTTTTATCCCAAAAGGATTACCAGGTTTTGATGCTTCTATAGGTTTTACATATCAACCCGAACTAGCCAAACAATTAGTATCTGAATTTAAATCTGAAACGGGCATACAAAACCCTGAAATTACCTTAACCACAACAAGCAATTATTTAAGTTTTTGTGAATTTATTCAGCGTGAGCTTCAAAAAACAGGATTAAACGTTAATGTTGATGTGATACCAGCTTCAAGTTTAAAAGATGCCAAAGCGAATGGCCAGCTCGATTTTTTTAGAGCGAGTTGGATTGCAGATTACCCTGATGCTGAAAATTATTTATCCTTATATTATAGCAAGAATTTTGCACCAAACGGCCCAAATTATACGCATTTTCAAAGCGAAGCCTTCGACCAAATGTATGAAGCTGCATATTTAGAAACTGATCCGCAAGTGAGAGCGCAACTTTATACCAAAATGGATGCTCTAATTATGGACGCTGCACCAATCGTGCCTTTATTTTATGATGAAGTTGTTCGGTTTACGAGAAAGAATGTAGAAGGCTTGGGAATTAATGCTACTAATTTATTGGAATTGAAATTTGTAAGAAAATCAGTTAATATGACGGAAGTTGAATGA
- a CDS encoding TolB family protein — translation MKRLPQFTLLFLFFISLGFSQEVEIKNLKINNKLDHFAARVVNDKILLSSNLVTKRGRAILDGFSQQLFGIYEGTVDENGEIKNVELIKRPEVGMSNMSVATYSKDGKYMYFTSNHTEKGENKLQDKNTFNLLIQRAEYEEGIGWTNFTTLPFCDPDHNFAHPALSPDGSTLYFIADVKGTKGKSDLYKVSVSDHKTYGEVTKLSEKINSSRTEIFPFVSADNKLYFSSDRRGGKGGIDIYSYDLESNDDDQKPVSLDAPINDRGDDFSFFLNEDLTTGYLSSRRLRGEGGDDLYYFSGFSGK, via the coding sequence ATGAAACGATTACCCCAATTCACCCTACTTTTTTTATTTTTTATAAGCCTTGGATTTTCTCAAGAGGTTGAGATTAAAAATCTTAAAATTAATAATAAACTTGATCATTTTGCGGCAAGGGTTGTTAATGATAAAATCCTTTTGAGCTCTAACTTAGTGACTAAGAGAGGTCGTGCTATTTTAGATGGATTTTCTCAACAACTTTTTGGTATTTACGAAGGTACAGTAGATGAGAATGGTGAAATTAAAAATGTGGAGCTTATAAAAAGACCTGAGGTTGGCATGTCTAATATGTCGGTAGCCACTTATTCCAAAGACGGAAAGTACATGTATTTCACATCTAACCATACGGAAAAAGGAGAGAATAAATTACAAGATAAGAATACGTTCAACCTATTGATCCAGCGTGCCGAATATGAAGAAGGCATAGGCTGGACTAACTTTACAACGTTGCCATTTTGCGATCCAGATCACAATTTTGCACATCCTGCGTTAAGCCCTGATGGTTCTACATTATATTTTATTGCCGATGTAAAAGGCACGAAAGGGAAATCAGATTTATATAAAGTATCGGTTTCGGACCATAAAACCTATGGTGAAGTTACTAAATTAAGCGAAAAGATTAACTCCTCTCGAACTGAGATTTTTCCATTCGTCAGTGCAGATAATAAGCTTTACTTCTCTTCCGATAGACGCGGTGGAAAAGGAGGTATAGATATCTATAGTTACGATTTGGAATCCAATGATGACGACCAAAAACCAGTTTCATTGGATGCACCAATTAACGATCGTGGAGATGATTTTTCATTTTTCTTAAATGAAGATTTAACAACAGGCTATTTATCCTCAAGACGATTGAGAGGAGAAGGTGGTGATGATTTGTATTATTTCTCGGGATTTTCTGGTAAATGA
- a CDS encoding GlmU family protein, with the protein MNYILFDGPYRNNLLPFTFTRPVADIRVGILTIRQKWESYLEYTTTTITEDYLADKFPMVEMDDNIMINASFLPNYEVAEIVKSLEHNQALFKDEDVIAFYAKEGEEHSDFSTFEAIELQGDILKIEHTWDIFSKNGDAIAEDFNLITKDRKSQPIPATVNTVNPENIFIEKGAILNFATLNASSGPIYIGRDAEVMEGSMVRGPLALCNNAALKLGTKVYGPTTVGPHSKIGGEVNNSVIFGYSNKGHDGFLGNSVIGEWCNLGADTNNSNLKNNYAEVRLWDYQTEGFAKTGLQFCGLMMGDHSKCGINTMFNTGTVVGVSANIFGSGFPRNFVPSFSWGGSKGFVTYKTNKAFEVAEVVMARRKEEFTEQDKAILEHIFEETKHYRRD; encoded by the coding sequence ATGAACTATATACTATTTGATGGGCCATATCGCAACAATTTGTTGCCATTTACCTTTACAAGACCGGTTGCCGATATTAGAGTTGGTATTTTAACGATTCGTCAAAAATGGGAATCCTATCTAGAATATACAACCACGACTATTACGGAAGATTATTTGGCTGATAAGTTTCCTATGGTTGAAATGGATGATAATATCATGATTAATGCGTCATTTCTTCCCAATTATGAGGTTGCTGAAATTGTAAAGAGTTTGGAGCATAATCAGGCATTGTTTAAAGATGAAGACGTGATTGCGTTTTATGCAAAAGAAGGCGAGGAACATTCTGATTTCTCAACATTTGAAGCTATAGAACTTCAGGGAGATATTTTAAAGATTGAACATACTTGGGATATTTTTTCTAAAAACGGAGACGCCATTGCTGAGGATTTTAACTTAATTACAAAAGATCGAAAGTCACAGCCTATTCCTGCAACAGTAAATACCGTAAACCCTGAAAACATTTTTATTGAAAAAGGAGCGATCCTAAACTTTGCGACTTTAAATGCAAGTTCAGGTCCGATATATATTGGAAGAGATGCGGAAGTTATGGAAGGTTCTATGGTTAGAGGACCTTTGGCACTTTGTAATAATGCAGCTTTAAAATTAGGTACTAAAGTTTATGGACCAACAACGGTTGGGCCGCATAGTAAAATTGGAGGTGAGGTCAATAACTCGGTGATATTCGGGTATTCTAACAAAGGACACGATGGTTTTCTTGGAAATTCGGTTATAGGCGAATGGTGTAACCTTGGTGCAGACACAAATAATAGTAATTTAAAAAATAATTATGCTGAAGTCAGACTTTGGGATTATCAAACCGAGGGCTTTGCAAAAACCGGATTACAATTCTGTGGACTGATGATGGGAGACCATAGTAAATGTGGTATCAATACCATGTTCAATACTGGTACCGTTGTCGGTGTAAGTGCTAATATTTTTGGAAGTGGATTTCCACGGAATTTTGTTCCAAGTTTTTCTTGGGGTGGGAGTAAAGGATTTGTAACCTATAAAACCAATAAAGCATTTGAAGTTGCTGAAGTGGTTATGGCTAGACGAAAAGAAGAATTTACGGAACAAGACAAAGCTATATTAGAACACATATTTGAAGAAACAAAACACTATAGAAGAGACTAA
- a CDS encoding type B 50S ribosomal protein L31 gives MKAGIHPENYRVVAFKDMSNEDVFLTKSTADTSETIDVDGTEYPLVKLEISRTSHPYYTGKSKLVDTAGRIDKFKNKYAKFKK, from the coding sequence ATGAAAGCAGGAATACATCCAGAAAATTATAGAGTAGTAGCGTTTAAAGATATGTCTAATGAAGATGTGTTTTTAACAAAATCTACAGCAGATACAAGTGAGACTATTGACGTTGATGGTACTGAATATCCATTAGTAAAATTGGAAATTTCTAGAACATCACATCCCTACTACACAGGTAAATCTAAATTGGTAGATACAGCTGGTCGTATTGATAAGTTCAAAAACAAATACGCTAAGTTTAAAAAATAA
- a CDS encoding DUF4199 domain-containing protein, which translates to MEKSLKSSATSYGIYLALILTSLTIIGYAVYLDLFTKWWFGISQMILVIIFGIVSSVKARKLSGGFISFKNAFTAFFITIAIGIVIPALIGLVIFNFVDPDAAALLQEKIIQTQLSMMENFGAPQSAIDEAMKQAEAQGSFFSISNSLKSIAYQLVGFSIVGLIVAAVVKRNDPDLA; encoded by the coding sequence ATGGAAAAATCTTTAAAATCGTCGGCTACCTCCTACGGAATTTATTTAGCATTAATTTTAACTTCACTGACTATAATTGGCTACGCTGTATATCTCGATCTATTTACCAAATGGTGGTTTGGAATTAGCCAGATGATACTCGTGATTATTTTTGGAATTGTTTCTTCCGTTAAGGCAAGAAAACTTTCAGGAGGATTTATCAGTTTCAAAAATGCTTTTACAGCTTTCTTTATAACTATCGCCATTGGTATCGTAATACCTGCACTTATTGGTTTAGTCATTTTTAATTTTGTTGATCCTGATGCAGCAGCATTATTACAAGAAAAAATAATTCAAACCCAATTGTCCATGATGGAAAATTTTGGGGCTCCTCAATCCGCTATTGACGAAGCAATGAAACAAGCTGAAGCCCAAGGAAGCTTTTTCTCCATTAGTAATTCATTAAAATCTATTGCCTACCAACTTGTCGGCTTTAGTATTGTTGGCTTAATTGTGGCTGCAGTAGTTAAACGAAATGATCCTGACCTTGCTTAA
- a CDS encoding glycosyltransferase family 2 protein — protein MDISVVIPLLNEEESLKELHDWIVSVMLSNQFSYEILFIDDGSTDKSWHIISELVEINPNVKGIRFLKNFGKSQALHAGFAQAKGDVVITMDADLQDNPEEIPELFKMIKEEHFDLISGWKKKRYDSYFSKNLPSKLFNWAARRTSGVKLNDFNCGLKAYSNTVVKHIDVYGEMHRYIPVLAKNAGFTNIGEKVVQHQARKYGRTKFGMNRFINGFLDLITIWFISRFGKRPMHLFGALGVMMFIIGFGFAFYLGIDKLFLNPTGRLITDRPQFYIALSTMIIGSQFFIAGFLGELVLRSKRDQQRYFIKENLNLK, from the coding sequence ATGGACATATCAGTAGTAATACCACTACTTAACGAAGAGGAATCTTTAAAGGAATTACACGATTGGATAGTATCAGTGATGCTGTCCAATCAGTTTTCTTATGAAATTCTATTTATAGATGATGGTAGTACTGACAAGTCTTGGCACATTATTTCCGAACTCGTGGAAATAAACCCGAATGTGAAAGGGATACGGTTTCTAAAAAACTTTGGGAAATCACAAGCCTTGCATGCAGGGTTTGCGCAAGCCAAAGGCGATGTGGTCATTACCATGGATGCTGATTTACAAGATAATCCAGAAGAGATTCCAGAACTTTTCAAAATGATAAAGGAAGAGCATTTCGATTTGATTTCTGGCTGGAAAAAGAAACGTTACGATTCCTATTTTTCTAAAAATTTACCTTCCAAATTATTCAATTGGGCAGCAAGACGAACTTCAGGAGTTAAACTCAATGATTTTAATTGCGGTTTAAAAGCCTATAGCAATACCGTTGTAAAACATATCGATGTTTATGGTGAAATGCATCGCTATATTCCTGTGTTGGCAAAAAATGCAGGATTTACTAATATCGGCGAGAAAGTAGTACAACATCAGGCACGCAAATATGGCCGCACTAAATTTGGCATGAATCGTTTTATCAACGGTTTTTTAGATCTTATCACTATTTGGTTTATTTCGCGCTTTGGTAAAAGACCAATGCATTTGTTTGGTGCTCTTGGCGTAATGATGTTCATTATTGGTTTCGGATTTGCATTCTATTTGGGCATTGACAAATTATTTCTCAATCCAACCGGAAGACTTATCACTGATCGGCCGCAATTCTACATTGCACTATCTACAATGATTATTGGTTCGCAATTCTTTATCGCAGGCTTTCTGGGCGAACTTGTTTTACGTTCTAAACGGGATCAACAACGTTATTTTATTAAAGAAAATTTGAATCTGAAATAA